The Microbacterium sp. SORGH_AS_0862 region GGTCATCCCCGTCATGGAAGAGGCGCAGGAGGTCGAGGTCCCCGAGAACGACATCCGCGTCGACGTCTTCCGCTCGTCGGGGCCGGGTGGCCAGTCGGTCAACACGACCGACTCGGCGGTGCGCATCACGCACATCCCCACCGGCATCGTCGTCTCGATGCAGAACGAGAAGTCCCAGATCCAGAACCGCGCCGCGGCCATGCGCGTGCTGCAGACGCGCCTCATGCTGCTGCAGCGCGAGGAAGAGGCCGCGAAGAAGAAAGAGCTCGCCGGCACCATCACCGCGAGCTGGGGAGACCAGATGCGCTCCTACTTCCTCTACGGTCAGCAGCTGGTGAAGGACCTGCGCACCGGACACGAGGTGGGCAACCCCGCCACGGTGTTCGACGGCGACCTCGACGGCTTCATCGCAGCCGGCATCCGCTGGCGCAAGCGCAAAGACGAGGACTGATCCGGCGCGCCGGGTGTCGTGGCGGGCATCCGTAGGAAGCGCGCTTAGGCTGTCACAGCCATGATCCGGTTCGAGAACGTCACCAAGCGGTATCGCGGCACCTCCCGACCTGCGCTGCAGAGCGTGGACTTCGAGGTGCAACGCGGAGAGTTCGTCTTTCTTGTGGGGGCGTCCGGCTCCGGCAAGTCATCTTGTCTGCGCCTCATCCTGCGCGAGGACTCGCCCAGCGAGGGCCGTGTGGTCGTGCTCGGTCGAGACCTGCGCTCGGTGCCCAACCGCAAGGTTCCCTACTTCCGCCGTCAGATCGGCGCCGTGTTCCAGGACTTCCGGCTTCTGCCGACCAAGACGGTCTTCCAGAACGTCGCGTTCACGCTGCAGGTGATCGGATCGTCCCGCGGGTTCATCCAGCAGGCGGTGCCCGAGGCGCTCGCGCTCGTCGGTCTCGACGGCAAGGAGAAGCGCCTGCCGCACGAGCTGTCCGGCGGTGAGCAGCAGCGCGTCGCGATCGCCCGCGCACTTGTCAATCGTCCGCAGATCCTCCTCGCCGACGAGCCCACCGGAAACCTCGACCCCGCGACGTCGGTCGACATCATGCAGCTGCTCGCGCGCATCAACGCCGGAGGCACCACGGTCGTCATGGCGACGCACGAGGCGGGCTTCGTCGATCAGATGCAGCGCCGCGTCATCGAGCTGCGCAGCGGTGAGATGGTGCGCGACGAGCGCCACGGCGGGTACGGCGACACCTCCGCCATCCCGCGCCTCGCGCCCGAGGTGGAGAAGGGGGCGGCAGCTGTCGCCGCTCTCACCGCGGTGCTCGACGTGCACCGCGAGATCTCCGAGACCGGTCAGATCGCACCATTGACGCTGGATGCGGCCGTCGCCGCCACCGAGCAGGCGGCCCGCGCCGAACCGGCTCATGCGGCGGCGGTGGCCGAGACGGAAGCGGCAGAAGCGCTGGCGGCTCGTCTGGCCGAGGAGGAGCGCGCGAAGCGCCCCGAAGCCGACCTGCCCGCAGAACTGGGGCTCGCCGACCGCCTGGGCCTCGGTGCGTCCGACGACGAGGTGGGACCCACGCGATGAGATTCGGACTGATCATGGGGGAGGCCCTCAGCGGCCTCCGCCGGAACGCATCGATGGTGATCTCCGTCGTGCTCGTGACCTTCGTGTCGCTGACCTTCGTGGGTGCGGCCGTGCTCATGCAGATGCAGATCGGCAAGATGAAGGACTTCTGGGTGGATCGTGCCCAGGTCGCCGTCTACATGTGCACCAGCGTCTCCACCGCGAGCACCTGCTCGGACGGCGTCGCCACGCAGGCGGAGATCGACCAGGTCACCGCGGAGCTCAACGGTCCGGCCCTGTCGCCGCTCATCAAGGAATTCACGTTCGAGACGAACGAGCAGGTGTACGAAAAGGCGATCCAGCAGCTGGGCGCCGAATACGAGAACATCGTCACGCCCGACCAGTTCAACGCGACGTTCTCGATCAACCTCGTCGACCAATCGCAGTCGGATGTGATCGCCGAGGCGTTCGGCGGCAGCAAGGGCGTCGAAGAGGTCAAAGACCAGATGCAGTACCTGGAGCCGCTGTTCTCGGCCCTGACGATCGCGACGTACATCGCCGTCGGGATCGCGGGTCTCATGCTGGTGGCCGCCGTGCTGCTGATCGCGACCACCATCCGGCTGTCGGCGTTCGCGAGACGCAAAGAGCTGGGGATCATGCGTCTGGTGGGCGCCTCGAACAGGTTCATCCAGACACCGTTCATCCTCGAGGGCGTCTTCGCCGCGCTGATCGGTTCGGCGCTCGCGAGCGTCGGAGTCTGGGCGACGGTGGAGTTCGGTATCAACGGGTACCTGCGTCAACGCATCGGATTCGTCACCACCTGGGTGGGGTACTCCGATCTCGCCCTGGTGATCCCGGTCATCGTGGTGATCGGCGTGCTGCTGGCGGCGCTGTCCGCTGGGTTCGCCATACGCCGGTGGTTGCGCGCCTGATACGAGGGGCGCTGGGCTTGCTAGACTGACGGGCTGCCGCGCGCCGTGCGGCCGCACGAAGGAGAGAGCATGCCCAGGGAACGCGGAGAGAAGGTCGTCGCGACCAACCGCCGCGCGCGCCACGACTACACCGTCGAGAAGACGTACGAGGCCGGCCTCGTGCTCACCGGCACCGAGGTGAAGTCGTTGCGTCAGGGGCGCGCCAACCTGACCGACGGCTACGCCTACATCCAGGGCGGCGAGGCCTTTCTCGACGCCGTCCACATCCCCGAGTACTCGCAGGGGCACTGGACCAATCACGCCGCCAAGCGCACGCGCAAGCTCCTGCTGCACAAGGAGGAGATCGTGAAGCTGTCGCACGCCGTCTCCGCCGGCGGCTACACGCTCGTACCGCTGCGCCTGTACTTCTCCGACGGACGCGCGAAGATCGAACTCGGCGTCGCGAAGGGCAAGCGGGAGTACGACAAGCGTCAGACCCTGCGAGAACGACAGGACACTCGCGAGGCCGAGCGCGCGATGCGCCTGCGCAACCGCGTCGGGGAGTGATCGAACGATGGGTCCGCGCCGCACGCACGTAGGCGGCGTCGCCCGATGACCCGTCCGAACCTCCTCGTCACGAACCTGTTGACCAACGCGATCAAGTTCTCGCCCGAGCAGGGGGCGATCCGTGTGACGGCGGGGCCCATCGGCCACGCCGCGCTCCTCGAGATCGAAGACCACGGGCCCGGCATCAGCGAACAGGACAGGGCCCGCGTCTTCGAACGGTTCTATCGCAGCCCGCAGCCCGCAAGCCGTAAGCGACGGCGTTCCGGGCTCGGGGATCGGTCTGTCGGTGGCTCAGGCGCTGGCGGGCGCGATGGGCGGCGCGATCGTGCTGTCGGAGGGGGAGGGAGGCGGAACCCTTGCCGCCCTCCGACTCCCGCTCTCGGAAGAGCCTCTCAGCGAGCGCTGAACCGGGCCTCGACTCCGACTGAGACGACGACCTCGTCCGGGCGCACCACGACGGCGCCGTCCGCAGCCGCAGACTTCATCATCATCGGTCCCGCCGTCGCCGAGTCGGATGACAGGAGCCCCGCGTCCGCGACCTCGATCGCGCTCACGTGGTGCAGGCCGAGGGATGCGGCGTACGAGCGCGCACGGGCGACCGCATCCTCCACCGCGGCACGCGCGACCCGATCACGCGCTTCACGATCGGTGCCCTCGCGCAGTCGCCAATCGATGCCGTCCAACTGGACGGCGGGATCTGCGGTGGCGGTGTCGATCCACGCGGACAAGGCGTCCGCGTCGTCGAACACGGCGCGGAACTCCAGTGAGGCGTGGTGTACGGGGTCGAGGCGGCTGCCGTCGGCTCCCCACGGGCGATCCGTGAAGACGTGAGCGCGGGAGCTGGTCCAGGACACGAGGCCGCCCGAGCCCTCTTGTGCGTCGAGCTGGTCGCGCAGCCGCTGACCGGATGCGGCAAGCCGGGCCATCGCCTCGCCGCGGTCGGGATGCTCGACACGCACGCCGACCCGGGCGACGCCCTCTTCGGCGGGGATGCGGTCCTCATGGGATCCGCGGACCGTGATCGTGACGTCCTCGCTCATGCCGGACAGCCTACGAAGGTTCAGTCGGGAAAGATCTGGCCGACGGGGAGTCGCTTCTCGGCTTGGAAGGTGTCTTCGCTGCGCCCGTACGCCCAATAGGCGGACAGGGAGAGGTCGCGGCGGTCGACGCCGCGTTCCGCGAAGACCGCCCGCAGCCTCTTCATCGCCTCCCGCTCTCCATGGGCGAAGACCTGGACGCGACCCGAAGGCCAGGTCGTATTCAGGACGGCGTCGACCAGAAGCGAACCGGGGGAGTCGTGATCCTCGTCGACCCAAATGACGTCCACGGTGTCGGGCAATGGGATGCGGTGGGCCGCTGACCGCGTCTCGACGATGGCCGTGGCATGTGCGCCTTCAGGCAGGACTTCCACCGCGGCGGCGATCGCCGGGAGGGCCGACTCGTCGCCGACGAGGAACACGTGGTCGGCCGCGGGGTCGGGGCGGAATCCGCCGCCGGGTCCCGCGAAGGTGAGGAGGTCGCCGGGTCGGGCCGCGGCCGCCCATCGCCCCGCGACGCCTGTGTCGCCGTGGGTGACCACATCGATGTCGAGTGTGCGCGCCACGTGGTCCACGCTGCGCACCGTGTAGGTGCGGACGCTCGGCAACTGTTCGAAGGGGATGCGCTCACGCAGCTCCGCCATGTCGAACGGCGGCACGAGGTCGCTGCCTGTCGGTGGGATGTGGAGCTTCACATACTTGTCGGTCTCGTCGCGGTCGATGAATGCGTCGAATCCACCTCCGCCGAGGGTCACACGCACCATCCCCGGAGTCAGCAGCACGGTGCGGATGACCTCGAGCGTCACCTGCGGACGGGGAGGGCGGCGGGGAGCGGTCATCCTTCGATGCTATCCACGGCGGTGCAGCCGAGGGCCCGAGGGAATGGCGACAGGACCGCATCCGTTGTAGTCTGTGATGCTCCCGGGTTCCACCCGTGAGGTGACAACTCCACAGAGCGACAATGGTTCCTTCACCGAAGGGTTCACGGGGATGATCGGTTTCGACATCGCCTGCGAATCGCCGAGAAGCGGGCCGAGGATGCAGGGTTATCTCGTAAACGCTCCCTGTAAACCAATAAGTGCCGAATCCAAGCGCACTGACTTCGCCCTCGCTGCCTAAGCGAGCCCGATAGTCCGTCAGACCGTGTGTGATCCCGCCACGGACCCTGGCGTCATCTAGGGATCTTGCTACGTACCGGCGTCTGGACGGTGCGTGGGACTCTTCCCAGGCTGGGTTCGTCGACTTATGTGTCTGTGCTAAAAGTCGGAGCCGAGCAGAACGTCTCCACAGACTGCGCCCGGAGAAGCCGCCGTATCACAGCGATGGACGGGGGTTCGATTCCCCCCATCTCCACCAACCGTTGTTGCTCACGCGAGTTCGAGAGGCCGTCCTTCGGGGCGGCCTCTCTTCGTTCTCCTCGTCTATCGCAGTGAAGATGCGGGGCAAGTCCTTGACCTCAAGCGCTTGAGGTGTGGTCCCATGCCTGCATGAGCACAATGACGATGCAAGAAGCGTCGCGTCGGACCGGACTCAGCGGACCCACTCTCCGGTACTACGAGGAGGTCGGGTTGATCGGTTCGATCGCGCGTGACGACAGCAGCGGCCACCGCCGCTACACAGAGCACGACGTCGACGACCTCCAGGCGCTCGCATGTCTCAGAGCGATGGGCGTCGGGATCGAAGACATGCGCACCTACCAGAGCAACCGTGCGCGCGGCGCGGTCGCTGCGACAGAGCAGCGGGATCTCCTCCTCAGGCACGCCGTCAGGATCGAGGCCGAGATGGAGACGCTGAAGGTGCATCTCGAGTATCTCCGCGCCAAGGCATCTCTTTGGGACGCGCGAGCGATCGGTGACGCCGATGACGAGATGCGAGCGAACTCGCGTGTGCAACAGGTGCTCCCGAAGCTTGCGGCGTCGCTGCGATGAGCACGGTGCTCGTGACCGGCGGCTCCGGCTATCTGGGCGCACGGCTGATATCCGACCTGCTGGTCTCGGGTGTCAGTGTGCGCGCGACGGTCCGCTCACTGGATGCAGAGACCGAGCTGCGAGCGGCCGTGCGCCGCGGCGGCGCGGACGACGCCGGGCTCGAGCTGACTGTGGCATCCCTGACCGAGAACGCGGGCTGGTCGGACGCGGTGTCGGGCGTCGATGGCGTCTATCACCTCGCTTCCCCGATGATCCAGACGGATGATGCCGACGAGGTCGTGCGACCCGCGTGGGATGGGGCGCTTCGCGTTCTCCGGGCTGCGCGCGACGAGGGTGTGCGTCGGGTCGTGTTGACATCGTCGTTTGCTGCCGTGGGCTACTCGCCGAAGCCCGTCCGTGACTTCACCGAGCAAGACTGGACGGATCCCCACACCCCGGGCTGCCCGCCTACCCACTCTCGAAGGTGGTTGCGGAGCGCGCGGCCTGGGATTTCATCGAGCGAGAGGCCGCAGCGACCGAACTCGTGGTGCTCAATCCGACCTGGATCGCCGGTCCGACACTGACGGCGAAGGCGCGATCCTTCCTGCAGGTGTTCACCGCCATGCTCGGCGGACACATGGCGTTCACGCCTCGCCAGCGCTTCGGCATCGCCGACGTCCGCGACGTGGCCGATGCCCATCGAGCGGCCATGGTCGAGCCGGGCGCCGCGGGCAAGCGCCACCTGGTCCTCGCCGACGGGCCGACGACGACCTTCCTCGAGGTCGCCGAGACGCTCCGCGACAGCCTCGGACGTGCTGCCGCACTCGTCCCGACGCGCGAAGCAGCCGGGGAGGAGCTGCCGCCGCTGGTGATCCACAACGAGCTGGCCAAAGCAGAACTGGGTCTGCGTCCGCGGCCGGTGCGAGACACCATCGTGGAGACCGCCCGAAGCCTTCAGGAGCTCGGAATGCTCGACTGACGGGTGTCTTAGGGTGGAAGAGACCGCGCCGCTGGGGAGATGCGGTCTGACTGGAGAGATTCATGCCGTCAGCGACAAAGAACGTCGGGATCATTCTGCCTCGCGACCTGCCTGTCCCGGAGGTCCTGGACTTCGCTCGGAGCGCCGAGGATGCAGGCTTCGACGAGGTCTGGGTCGTGGAGGATCTCGGCTACCGCGGCGGGATCGCGCAGGCGGCATCGGTGCTCGCGGTCACGTCCCACGTGACGGTCGGGGTGGGGATCCTGCCCGCCGCCGTGCGGAACGTCGCCTTCGCGGCGATGGAGATCGCGACGCTCGCGCAGTTGTACCCGGGACGCGTCGTCGTCGGCATCGGTCACGGGATGCCGGGCTGGCTGACGTCGGTCGGTGCGTGGCCCCAGAAGCCGCTGACGTTCCTCCGCGAGTACGTCGTCGCCCTCCGGACGCTCCTGGAGGGTGCGGAGGGGCCGAAGCGCGGCACGTACGTCGATGTAGAAGGACTGCGTCTGAGTGAGGTCCCGGAGATTCTTCCGCCCCTCGTGCTCGGCGTTCGCGGGCCGAAGTCGCTCGCGGCGGTCG contains the following coding sequences:
- the ftsE gene encoding cell division ATP-binding protein FtsE, producing the protein MIRFENVTKRYRGTSRPALQSVDFEVQRGEFVFLVGASGSGKSSCLRLILREDSPSEGRVVVLGRDLRSVPNRKVPYFRRQIGAVFQDFRLLPTKTVFQNVAFTLQVIGSSRGFIQQAVPEALALVGLDGKEKRLPHELSGGEQQRVAIARALVNRPQILLADEPTGNLDPATSVDIMQLLARINAGGTTVVMATHEAGFVDQMQRRVIELRSGEMVRDERHGGYGDTSAIPRLAPEVEKGAAAVAALTAVLDVHREISETGQIAPLTLDAAVAATEQAARAEPAHAAAVAETEAAEALAARLAEEERAKRPEADLPAELGLADRLGLGASDDEVGPTR
- the ftsX gene encoding permease-like cell division protein FtsX, producing the protein MRFGLIMGEALSGLRRNASMVISVVLVTFVSLTFVGAAVLMQMQIGKMKDFWVDRAQVAVYMCTSVSTASTCSDGVATQAEIDQVTAELNGPALSPLIKEFTFETNEQVYEKAIQQLGAEYENIVTPDQFNATFSINLVDQSQSDVIAEAFGGSKGVEEVKDQMQYLEPLFSALTIATYIAVGIAGLMLVAAVLLIATTIRLSAFARRKELGIMRLVGASNRFIQTPFILEGVFAALIGSALASVGVWATVEFGINGYLRQRIGFVTTWVGYSDLALVIPVIVVIGVLLAALSAGFAIRRWLRA
- the smpB gene encoding SsrA-binding protein SmpB; this encodes MPRERGEKVVATNRRARHDYTVEKTYEAGLVLTGTEVKSLRQGRANLTDGYAYIQGGEAFLDAVHIPEYSQGHWTNHAAKRTRKLLLHKEEIVKLSHAVSAGGYTLVPLRLYFSDGRAKIELGVAKGKREYDKRQTLRERQDTREAERAMRLRNRVGE
- a CDS encoding SIMPL domain-containing protein, which encodes MSEDVTITVRGSHEDRIPAEEGVARVGVRVEHPDRGEAMARLAASGQRLRDQLDAQEGSGGLVSWTSSRAHVFTDRPWGADGSRLDPVHHASLEFRAVFDDADALSAWIDTATADPAVQLDGIDWRLREGTDREARDRVARAAVEDAVARARSYAASLGLHHVSAIEVADAGLLSSDSATAGPMMMKSAAADGAVVVRPDEVVVSVGVEARFSAR
- a CDS encoding siderophore-interacting protein, giving the protein MTAPRRPPRPQVTLEVIRTVLLTPGMVRVTLGGGGFDAFIDRDETDKYVKLHIPPTGSDLVPPFDMAELRERIPFEQLPSVRTYTVRSVDHVARTLDIDVVTHGDTGVAGRWAAAARPGDLLTFAGPGGGFRPDPAADHVFLVGDESALPAIAAAVEVLPEGAHATAIVETRSAAHRIPLPDTVDVIWVDEDHDSPGSLLVDAVLNTTWPSGRVQVFAHGEREAMKRLRAVFAERGVDRRDLSLSAYWAYGRSEDTFQAEKRLPVGQIFPD
- a CDS encoding MerR family transcriptional regulator, translating into MSTMTMQEASRRTGLSGPTLRYYEEVGLIGSIARDDSSGHRRYTEHDVDDLQALACLRAMGVGIEDMRTYQSNRARGAVAATEQRDLLLRHAVRIEAEMETLKVHLEYLRAKASLWDARAIGDADDEMRANSRVQQVLPKLAASLR
- a CDS encoding NAD-dependent epimerase/dehydratase family protein, which encodes MSTVLVTGGSGYLGARLISDLLVSGVSVRATVRSLDAETELRAAVRRGGADDAGLELTVASLTENAGWSDAVSGVDGVYHLASPMIQTDDADEVVRPAWDGALRVLRAARDEGVRRVVLTSSFAAVGYSPKPVRDFTEQDWTDPHTPGCPPTHSRRWLRSARPGISSSERPQRPNSWCSIRPGSPVRH
- a CDS encoding LLM class flavin-dependent oxidoreductase, whose protein sequence is MPSATKNVGIILPRDLPVPEVLDFARSAEDAGFDEVWVVEDLGYRGGIAQAASVLAVTSHVTVGVGILPAAVRNVAFAAMEIATLAQLYPGRVVVGIGHGMPGWLTSVGAWPQKPLTFLREYVVALRTLLEGAEGPKRGTYVDVEGLRLSEVPEILPPLVLGVRGPKSLAAVGEIADGVVLAEPAAPEYIAHALAQIGDVEARVITYDLAVVADTTDAAQAIVRPALAVLAESDWRPHLLPLPYAEELLQRAAELPVDTFTQTIPAEWVAELTLSGTVDEVRAGIRRRHDAGATTVVFIPVGEDPSAAIQALAEALPVRS